One genomic window of Halococcus sediminicola includes the following:
- a CDS encoding small ribosomal subunit Rsm22 family protein — MNDDQRAAVRANANYLREVRPIDPEEIHEYVSGRPHPAVVREVLRESAPELALVERDDGTFVPASGEPITTDFAGVAVLPEPHARALEDLLVDEYGAGWPTGESGERLRERIREVKESYFAGESVHYDRETALAYAIYHLPDYYATIQYVLADLARDGLLDHHLRVLDVGAGVGGPALGLADFLPDEALCEYHAVEPSDAADVLEALLDTTGKNFHPTVHRTSAEAFGFDGEYDLVMLANVLSELDDPVGVTERYLDVLAPDGSLVAVAPADRETSIGLRKIERALCDDGPATAYAPTVRLWPGHVPTDRGWSFDVQGDLDVPPFQRRLAAAADEGSAFVNVDVQYSYSVLRTDGKRRIEFTPDPNRVAKMAESERHVSSRVDCIAAKLSHSLSDGNPLFKISDGSEAVDHYAVLTRETALNRALSDADYGALLEFENVLVLWNDDEGSYNLVVDDETVVDRIPV, encoded by the coding sequence ATGAACGACGACCAGCGCGCGGCGGTCCGCGCGAACGCGAACTACCTCCGAGAGGTGCGACCCATCGATCCCGAGGAGATCCACGAGTACGTTTCCGGTCGTCCTCATCCCGCCGTCGTCCGCGAGGTGCTCCGCGAGTCGGCCCCCGAGCTCGCGCTCGTCGAACGCGACGACGGCACCTTCGTGCCCGCCTCCGGGGAGCCAATCACAACCGATTTCGCTGGCGTCGCAGTACTGCCCGAACCGCACGCCAGAGCGCTCGAAGACCTGCTCGTCGACGAGTACGGGGCCGGCTGGCCGACGGGCGAGTCGGGCGAGCGCCTCCGCGAGCGGATTCGAGAAGTCAAGGAATCGTATTTCGCCGGCGAGTCGGTACACTACGACCGCGAGACGGCGCTCGCCTACGCCATCTACCACCTTCCCGATTACTACGCGACCATCCAGTATGTTCTCGCCGACCTCGCGCGTGACGGCCTGCTCGACCATCACCTCCGGGTGCTCGACGTGGGCGCTGGCGTCGGCGGACCGGCGCTCGGTCTCGCCGACTTCCTCCCCGACGAGGCGCTCTGTGAGTATCATGCGGTCGAACCGAGCGACGCCGCGGACGTGCTTGAAGCGCTGCTCGATACTACTGGAAAGAATTTCCATCCGACCGTTCATCGCACGAGCGCCGAGGCGTTCGGTTTCGACGGCGAATACGACCTCGTGATGCTGGCGAACGTGCTGAGCGAACTCGACGACCCGGTCGGGGTCACGGAGCGCTATCTCGATGTGCTTGCGCCCGACGGCTCGCTCGTCGCCGTCGCGCCAGCCGACCGCGAGACGTCGATCGGTCTTCGGAAGATCGAGCGCGCGCTCTGTGACGATGGCCCGGCGACGGCGTACGCACCGACCGTCCGCCTCTGGCCCGGCCACGTCCCGACCGACAGGGGCTGGTCGTTCGACGTGCAGGGCGACCTCGACGTGCCGCCCTTCCAGCGCCGCCTCGCCGCGGCCGCCGATGAGGGGAGTGCATTCGTCAACGTCGACGTCCAGTATTCGTACTCGGTTCTTCGCACGGACGGAAAACGGCGCATCGAGTTCACACCCGACCCGAACCGGGTGGCGAAGATGGCCGAGAGCGAGCGCCACGTCTCCAGTCGCGTCGACTGCATCGCCGCGAAACTCAGTCACTCGCTGTCGGATGGTAATCCCCTCTTCAAGATCAGCGACGGCAGCGAGGCGGTCGACCACTACGCGGTGCTCACCCGCGAGACGGCGCTCAATCGGGCGCTTTCGGACGCCGACTACGGCGCACTCCTCGAATTCGAGAACGTGCTCGTGCTCTGGAACGACGACGAGGGATCGTACAATCTCGTCGTCGACGACGAGACGGTCGTCGACCGAATTCCCGTCTGA
- a CDS encoding prephenate dehydrogenase/arogenate dehydrogenase family protein, whose product MTLLVVGAGTMGEWFARALAGTTEIAVTDTDPEQAAAVAERLDAKSTALDTDERFDTVCFAVPMSAAEDAIAEHAPRAERAVVDVTGSMAEPLAAMGTHAPDRERLSLHPLFAPENAPGRIAVVADAAGPATDEIRAALAAENTLFETSAAEHDRAMETVQAGAHAAVLAYALAAEDVREEFHTPISGPLDELAGQVLSGSPAVYGEIQERFDGAGAVAEAAARIADADGAGIEELYREAREKR is encoded by the coding sequence ATGACTCTTCTCGTCGTCGGCGCTGGCACGATGGGCGAGTGGTTCGCCCGCGCGCTCGCCGGAACGACCGAAATCGCCGTCACCGACACCGACCCCGAGCAAGCCGCGGCGGTCGCCGAACGGCTCGACGCGAAATCGACGGCGCTCGATACCGACGAGCGGTTCGATACCGTCTGTTTCGCCGTGCCGATGTCCGCCGCCGAAGACGCCATCGCCGAGCACGCGCCGCGGGCCGAGCGCGCCGTGGTCGACGTCACCGGGAGCATGGCCGAACCGCTCGCTGCAATGGGAACCCACGCCCCCGACCGCGAGCGACTGAGCCTCCACCCGCTCTTCGCGCCCGAAAACGCCCCCGGCCGCATCGCGGTGGTCGCCGACGCCGCCGGCCCGGCGACCGACGAAATCCGAGCGGCGCTCGCCGCCGAAAACACGCTCTTCGAGACCAGCGCCGCAGAGCACGATCGGGCGATGGAGACGGTCCAGGCCGGCGCGCACGCGGCCGTGCTCGCCTACGCGCTCGCCGCCGAAGACGTCCGTGAGGAGTTTCACACCCCGATTTCCGGCCCGCTCGACGAACTCGCTGGGCAGGTCCTCTCGGGGTCGCCGGCAGTCTACGGCGAGATTCAAGAGCGCTTCGACGGTGCGGGGGCGGTCGCCGAGGCCGCCGCACGCATCGCCGATGCCGACGGGGCAGGAATCGAGGAGCTGTACCGTGAGGCGCGCGAGAAGCGATGA
- a CDS encoding M24 family metallopeptidase, giving the protein MDPDLAALDAELAEYDADGYLLDADSDDPDQRYLSGFVAPDPFVTLYDGDTHLLVSALEYGRAKTESRAATVSRHADYADDAGGREAGTEMLGRFLDDHDVDSLLVPERFPVGTADGLREQDVDVTAEEDGVLVDIRAVKTDEEIEKMREAQRVNERAMVAAENAIHGADIEDGRLVTDGEPFTSERVKTAVETTLLQHGYTSGETIVAGGADAADPHNDGSGPLPADEPIIVDIFPQSTSTGYHADMTRTFVKGEPSERVEQWYDLSEEALEAALDVVEPGATGEAVHDAVCDVYEDAGEPTLKDDPETETGFIHGTGHGVGLAVHEMPSLSFEGGELEAGNVITIEPGLYHPDVGGVRVEDFVLVTEDGYENLTDYPKRLRVE; this is encoded by the coding sequence GATGCCGATTCCGACGACCCCGACCAGCGCTACCTTTCCGGGTTCGTCGCACCCGACCCCTTCGTCACGCTCTACGACGGCGACACCCACCTTCTGGTGTCGGCGCTCGAATACGGCCGCGCGAAGACCGAGAGCCGCGCCGCGACCGTCTCTCGGCACGCCGACTACGCTGACGACGCCGGCGGGCGCGAGGCAGGTACCGAGATGCTCGGACGCTTTCTCGACGACCACGACGTCGACTCGCTGCTCGTCCCGGAGCGGTTCCCGGTCGGGACCGCCGACGGACTCCGCGAGCAGGATGTCGACGTGACCGCCGAGGAAGACGGCGTCCTCGTCGACATCCGTGCGGTCAAGACCGACGAGGAAATCGAGAAGATGCGGGAAGCCCAACGGGTCAACGAGCGCGCGATGGTCGCCGCCGAGAACGCCATCCACGGGGCCGACATCGAGGACGGCCGGCTCGTCACCGACGGCGAGCCGTTCACGTCCGAGCGCGTCAAGACCGCCGTCGAGACGACGCTGCTCCAGCACGGCTACACCTCCGGCGAGACCATCGTCGCCGGCGGTGCCGACGCCGCCGACCCGCACAACGACGGCAGCGGTCCCCTCCCCGCCGACGAACCTATCATCGTCGACATCTTTCCGCAGAGCACTAGTACAGGGTATCACGCCGACATGACGCGGACGTTCGTCAAGGGTGAGCCGAGCGAGAGAGTGGAGCAGTGGTACGACCTCTCGGAGGAGGCGCTGGAGGCGGCGCTCGACGTGGTGGAGCCGGGCGCGACGGGCGAGGCGGTCCACGACGCGGTCTGTGACGTCTACGAGGATGCCGGCGAGCCGACACTCAAGGACGACCCCGAGACCGAGACGGGTTTCATCCACGGAACCGGTCACGGCGTCGGGCTCGCGGTCCACGAGATGCCGAGCCTGAGTTTCGAGGGTGGCGAACTCGAAGCGGGCAACGTCATCACCATCGAACCCGGTCTCTACCATCCGGACGTCGGCGGCGTGCGCGTCGAGGACTTCGTGCTCGTCACGGAGGATGGCTACGAGAACCTCACCGACTACCCGAAACGCCTCCGCGTCGAGTAG